A stretch of the Streptomyces ortus genome encodes the following:
- a CDS encoding kinase translates to MGARTHSSPLIPGWCTPSSDGRPSWSVAQHCQGVDLHEQSRRKLHVDGGASGERLTDGCGVRLVHLGQDNLGRIVLRERDRPGAANIGLIDLTARYALDAGYHVVVEGILYADHYGDMLAKLRTDHRGPTHGYYLHVPFEQSLARHATKPIASEVGEPQLREWYRELDLLPGAAETVIGADSTLEETLDHIMLDSGFAGLPALDR, encoded by the coding sequence ATGGGAGCCCGCACCCACTCATCGCCTCTGATCCCAGGTTGGTGCACGCCCTCGTCGGACGGCCGGCCATCCTGGTCAGTCGCCCAGCACTGCCAGGGCGTCGACCTCCACGAGCAGTCCCGGCGGAAGCTGCATGTAGACGGTGGTGCGAGCGGGGAACGGCTCACCGACGGCTGCGGCGTACGCCTGGTTCATCTCGGCCAGGACAACCTGGGCCGGATTGTCCTGCGTGAGCGGGACCGGCCGGGTGCCGCGAACATCGGCCTGATCGACCTGACCGCCCGCTACGCCCTGGACGCCGGCTACCACGTGGTCGTCGAAGGCATCCTCTACGCCGACCACTACGGCGACATGCTCGCCAAGCTGCGCACCGATCATCGTGGCCCGACCCACGGCTACTACCTGCACGTGCCGTTCGAGCAGAGCCTCGCCCGGCACGCCACCAAACCGATCGCGAGCGAGGTCGGCGAGCCGCAGTTGCGGGAGTGGTACCGGGAGCTCGATCTCCTGCCCGGCGCCGCCGAGACCGTCATCGGCGCCGACAGCACCTTGGAGGAGACCCTCGACCACATCATGCTCGACTCCGGCTTCGCTGGCCTTCCCGCACTCGACCGTTGA
- a CDS encoding ArsR/SmtB family transcription factor: MLRIHFTDADLARVYLACEPDPAWETLLSLHHLTTPRRGLPVFARWRRTARTELAAKGLAGPIRMLSALAPASGYWPDFLTPGASVSGLEAAMEELLATPRPRLHQELDRLAGAQTLPHWAYGLAAGDRTVMHEVTTAFRLVHRAIVAPEWPQMLRTTEADRALRARILRNHGVHGLLDSLRPLMVWRPPVLHVRYPEDRDLHLGGRGVRLIPSHFCWNTPIALADPTLPQVLAYPVAHPTTWAPEVTRNRRTEALAALIGRTRARVLASLDATATTGEIARRLGISASSASEHVAALREVDLAHSQRVGAHVIHTLTPLGAALLSGDLPLN, encoded by the coding sequence ATGCTGCGTATTCACTTCACGGACGCGGACTTAGCCCGGGTCTACCTGGCGTGTGAGCCGGACCCGGCCTGGGAGACTCTGCTGAGCCTGCATCACTTGACCACTCCGAGGCGAGGCCTGCCCGTCTTCGCCCGCTGGCGGCGCACCGCACGGACCGAACTGGCTGCAAAGGGACTGGCCGGACCGATCAGGATGCTCTCCGCCCTTGCACCCGCTTCAGGTTACTGGCCTGATTTCCTGACACCAGGTGCCTCGGTCAGCGGTCTGGAAGCTGCCATGGAGGAATTGCTTGCCACCCCTCGGCCACGCCTGCACCAGGAACTGGACCGGCTGGCGGGCGCCCAGACATTGCCACATTGGGCGTATGGTCTCGCCGCAGGTGACCGGACGGTGATGCATGAAGTCACGACAGCGTTCCGGCTGGTGCATCGCGCGATCGTGGCGCCGGAGTGGCCTCAGATGCTGAGAACCACCGAGGCCGACCGGGCCCTGCGGGCTCGTATCCTGCGCAATCACGGGGTCCACGGGTTGTTGGACTCTTTACGTCCGCTGATGGTTTGGCGGCCTCCTGTGCTGCATGTGCGGTACCCGGAGGATCGGGATCTGCATCTCGGCGGACGTGGTGTGCGGCTGATCCCTTCGCACTTTTGCTGGAACACTCCCATTGCGCTGGCCGATCCCACCCTGCCGCAAGTTCTCGCCTACCCCGTTGCCCATCCCACAACCTGGGCGCCGGAGGTCACCCGCAACCGGCGCACCGAAGCATTGGCCGCCCTGATCGGCCGGACCCGCGCTCGGGTGCTGGCCTCTTTAGATGCCACCGCGACCACCGGGGAGATCGCCCGGCGCCTGGGCATTTCGGCCTCCTCGGCAAGCGAACACGTAGCTGCCCTACGGGAGGTGGACCTGGCACACAGCCAGCGTGTCGGTGCTCATGTCATCCATACCCTGACACCGCTGGGCGCCGCGCTGCTCAGCGGGGATCTGCCGTTAAATTGA